The window GGGTGTCATATAAACAAGCCAAACTGAACTTGGGTCAGTTTGGATTGGCTCGTGTACTAACTCTATCTGCTTCATCCGTTACTATGTATGAATCAACACTTTCCTTTGCTTAGTTCATGAAAGTGGGAGTTGTTCCTGCGAAGCCGAGCTTCCACCCTTCAACTTGTATGCTACGAGCTTGAGCTTTTTCTCCTCAAGAAtctccatatagtcaaaaaattgTTCAACTTCAATAAGCTAATTAAGGAAGTGCTCAATATGAAATTGGCCAATGAAGTCAGGAAGATCAACTTCATTCTGAAATTTCGATCTTAATCTAGCTTGACACCTCTTCATTCTTCTTGCTGAATAATCATATTATCAATTTCCTCATTGTTAGATCCACCATCATCAGATGGAATTGTTGCCCATACCATTGTTATATGCCATGAAACGAGAAAAGCTCCGCTTTAAATCCACTTGACGCAAGGAAGAGTGTGAAGCAATGAGAAGAAGATCATCGTCTTCATCAAGTGGGCAAAATGTTGAATTCacaagataaaagaaaagaaatttaaaatttatattattCAATAATACTATGTAATTCTCAGTTACACCACTTATACGAtaagaaatttaaaattatattatTCAATAATAATCTGGAATGTTTGATTACACTACttatatgaaaaattcaaaattctaataaaattcctAATTCGATTAGAAAAGAAATTATTCAAAATAGTAAATTTTGCAAAAAATATTAAGTCGTGAATTAACCTTATCACATGATTCTCAgtatgattagaagcaatttctaaaaaataaaaaataaaaaaaaataatctaaaactCCAAAACTATAAAACAAATGAGATACGGGGCGGTTAGACCTACACCTCGAAATGCTCTTAAAACTCTAAAACAAATGagatatgaaaaaaaattaaaaattactaaaaaCAGTGCTTTTTTCTTAAATGGAAATTTTAAACTTCAAGTTGTATGTTTTTGTAAAGTGATTGTCCTATACTTGCCGTGCTACTTGGGATGACCCCAGAAGCATCGTtgcataaagattgataggtcatGTGTTCCCTAACGATACTCGGATCAAAATTTATGactagtacaccagccaatctgcttccattttGGCTACTGGTccgtgctttgtgggctccaccataatatatgtgttttatccatgctgtccatccatttctaaagttcattttaaggcttgatctcaAAACCGAGCCATATATAAATCAAAttaatgattgaatgtccaccattagacCTCGTTACTTTTGTCGACATGGTTATAGTGATATGTCGAtggtttttagccgtcggcgaCTCCGACGGATAAAAACTATCGAGGAAACTACCCTATAGCCGTTAAGTTTGGTCATTTGTTTTTGTAGtgactggtagtgctctacggaaATCGGGGTTATACTGTATAGCAACCACGGGTGGTTGGGCATCGTCTTGGGCTCGGGGTAGAATTAGTGTATCTGCAAGATGGTCGATGGTTGCCTTCAGCTCTTACATGGTCAGCCCGACTCTCatggtggaaagctttcattctccCCAAAAGATAATGCATCcctagatcacccaccgtccacagAATTTTGGTCCATACGTTCGTTATTTGCTATTGGTCCAAGCgaagtcctcgctctgataccaactaatGTAGGGATGGGCATGATGAGGTCAAGCACTGTCTTCCTTAGGAGATAATTACTCCAAAtacacggagcttctttggactcattagagagattcctcgaatccacgaggagaaatagaaaataaaaataaattctaataaaatccgaaataaattgaatgataataaataaaataataataataaaaaaaaaaatgagtttacaatcccttaaatagtgatatgaaccatagtaagaaatttcagaatcaaactgtaactcaaactccctaaaatcatgacttattatttatagacggtcattaTTTCCACCAGACCTCTTGGTTTtcagcaaaaaatagtaagtgtcctatttggcttaactgtgttatttttctaaattttctaagcacttttcatgttggacatagCTCCTTaagctcaatggatcaaaagttataatagaactaaaatttactataaatagtaaaagtggaaataaaataaaaaataaaaatttgaccCGTAGATCTAACcgagctaaagtagcttctcctaccctaataTCAAATTCGGTActtcgaataactcattccggttaccttttttttaaaaaaaaggttccaacggtccagatcacttcccgCCTCCGATCATTGGACCCGCTCTGCATCACGAACAGTGGCCCGCATTTGTACCAATCTAAAACCCTCACAAACTATGCAAAGAGGCAGGTCGCGTGTGAGGGTAGAATAGCGcgtttcttatttttgaagaTTACCCGCCAAAGCGACACTTGCTTTCTCACGTTAACGGCTATACTTTGAACCTCTCAGATAGACATTGGCGCGTCTTTCTTCATGTGTGAGCCACCTAAACGGCTACAGACCATATAAAAACGCCCACCGTCTATAACTCCTCCAATCAACCTTCAAATCCTTCCCTATACAATGGCAAGACGCATGAACTACATTCTCTCTCCCCTCTTACTCTCCCTTTTCATCTCAGTAAACGGTGATCTCAGTGTCACGGACTATGGTGCCATTGGCGATGGAAAGACCGACGCAAGCCAATCGTTCCTCAAAGCATGGACCGCAGCTTGCCATTCGAGTGAACCCACGACGATTTATGTCCCTCGCAAGAGGTATCAACTCAGGCCGGTCATCTTCCAGGGCCCATGCAATAATACTAGTATTACGATTCGGGTGGATGGGATCTTGGTCGCTCCAAATTACCAAGAAATGGGCATTGTTGACAATTGGATCATGTTCTCTGGAGTCCAGGGTGTGTCAATCAATGGCAACGGCGGGTACCTTGATGGGCAAGGATTGGGCTTGTGGGCTTGCAAGGCTGCGGGCCATGTCTGTCCTGCTGGCACAACGGTATGTATAACATATATATACATCCTTGGAGAATTATGGGCCTGGAGGTTGAAAACTCTTCCAACTAAGTCCACTTCTTGAGGTAATGGACCACGATCCGGTCCATAGGATGGGTCTGGAGGCTAAATTTCAAGCTTGACAAACAAGAGGGATGGATGGGGTTGGGCTGATATGGCCTATTTGACACCTTAATTTAAATAATACGACAACATGTTTCTATATATTTTTCGTTTTCAAATTTGTTTGCCTCACACATTTTGCTTGCTTGCCTGCCTGCAGTCACTTGCCTTCTTCAGTTCCAAAGATGTATCAGTCAGCGGCATCACTTCGATCAACAGTGAGCTCTACCACATTGTCATCCTCACGTGCAACAACGTAACGCTGGATGGAGTAAGGATCTATGCCCCTGATGACAGCCCTAACACTGACGGCATACACGTCCAAGATTCAACAAATGTGCGTATCTTGAGCACAGGCATAAAAACGGGAGATGACTGCATCTCGATTGGCCCAGGCACGCAGAACCTGTGGATCCAACGTGTCGCGTGTGGGCCTGGCCACGGAATAAGGTGAGAGACCATACCTGTAGGTGTGCTTACGCACGTGTTACATGTTCTTCTTGCACATGTGTAgctgtatatatataataacttGGTGTGTATGTTATTTGAATCAGTATCGGGAGCCTGGGGAAGGAGCTTAAAGAAGATGGTGTGCAGAACGTGACTGTAAAGACAGTCGTCTTTAACGGAACTCTTAATGGTCTTAGGATAAAATCTTGGGCCAGGCCCAGTTATGGGTTTGTTAAAGGAGTGGTCTTTGAGCACGCCACCATGATCAACGTTGCAAATCCAATCATCATTGACCAAAATTACTGCCCTAACAACAACGACGGTTGTCCTGGCCAGGTAAGTTTAATAAAATCCCTGGGTTGAGTTTTTTAAGAAAAGTAAATTTTAaagtaaaatattttaattttaaaaactttaataaatatattatataccaaAACTTGTGAAAAATACTAATGTATGGACAACCTAAACCGCAATCACAACCAATGTGTTTTTTGTTGGGTTCAGAATGATGTTGGCTGCAATTTGGTAATATAATCTTATAATCTTCATTGAATCAAATTATTACAATTTAGTTTGATTGGAGTTCCAAATTCAGCCTTCAGTATTCTTCACACTAGAAAAGCAAGGCTTCTTATCTTGTATTCATATAtagaagatggagagagaggatGCGTAAAAAAATCATGCAAAATCTTTAGACAGTTATAATCATCTTCAATTCCACTCTGAATTATCTGTGACCGTACATGttggtgattttttatttttattttttaattgcaGGAGTCGGGCGTGAAAATCAGTCAAGTGACATATAAGAACATAAAGGGAACGTCAACATCCCAGGTTGCCATGAAATTCGATTGCAGCTCAAGCTCTCCATGCCAAGGGATCAGATTACAAGATATAAAGCTCACATACCATGATCAGCTTGCAGAATCCTTTTGTCAAAATATAAAGGGTTCGACCAGTGGATTAGTTGTGCCGCCGAGCTGTTTTTGAAGATTCTTTCTGAATGTAAAatgccaaagaaaaaaaaaattgtattcttttctttaaattaaaataaaataaaaaatgagaataGGATTCTTCTTCATGTAGTGTTTTTGTGCTTCTAGTTGGTACATCGGCCGGATTGATGCTCACTGCAGGCCCAGTCTGGCCCACTTGGTCACCGTCTATGTCCAAGGCCCGCCCATCCCAACAGTATTGGATAAGGTCCCGTTTGAATGCACCGTCAAAACAAGGGTTGATGagacccacttttttttttttttactttctttcttttttaaactcAAAGCCCTGGTTTTGTGGCCCATTTCGAAATCAGCATGGGTTTGTTGGTTTCGAGATCACCAGACAAACCGAAAACTAATTGGCTTCTGACtcagggaaggatgtgaggtggagcactgtcttcctcgggggaataactgttccgaatctaAGTAACTTCTCAGGACTCCACGGAGAAACTTCAAATGCACgtggaaaagaaaatagaaataattttaaaatattcgaaattcttttattgatgatgaaaaatgagtttATAACTCTTTACATAAGGCTGGGGAAGTTTGACTTACTATAATagtaaacttagtatttataTACTGTCGTGGCTtctactagacctcatggttttcagccaaaaatattaagtgtcatatttggctcaaccatgctactctcctaattattctaagcacttttcatgttgggcgcaaatcctaaagcccaacagatgaagagttatactcaaactaaaacttactatatgtagtaaaaatgaaattaaaataggaatttcACCTTTCaccgtcgatctaatggtatttcgcaaattcggcgtgcATGATGGTGTCAGAAGCTCTGGTAGCTCCTTTGCTCGCTACGTCTAGTAAGGATTCCATGTTGCCGTTCCTTTTCACCGGTGAGGAGAACGGAATGAGAGACCATACTAAACCTTCGCGAAGATTGATCGAGATCGATCAACGAGAAAAGCTCAAAACCGGGAACAGAATAGATGTGAAGGCTTCAGACCCCTCCGTCAGGTACTACTTGACTCTTTCCGATGCAGGCATGGACGTTCACTTGTTCATGACCTCGCCCTCATCTTGCACTGCTCCAAACAACTCTAGGAATGACTGACTTGTACAATTTGAAGTGCCTTGTGCCTCTAAGGATCGTCTAGGCCAGcatgggtggctaaagtagctcgtcctaccttaaattcatatatggtacgtcctaTAGCTCACTCCGGTTTGCTAGATACGTCCGTTTTATGTTCTGACAGTCCGAATCACTTATGTCACCGACCGGACCTTTTTCGATCCattttggccatgaaagtgtttgtGACCTCCTCTACATAAACTTCTTTTCAATGAGTTATCAATATGGAATTGGTTTTGTTGTAAAAGACCTTTCAAAGAATTTATGTCCCAAGGCCTATGAGCTTCGGGCCTTAAAATTGGAGTCCAtgcatagcccatgggcctttagCTTCAGCTTAAGTATTTCTCAAGGAATGATAAATATAAGCTAGTCCTGCCCTAGCCCAACCCACTGTCATCATTGTTTCGGGCCTTGAGATTTACCATGGAggatgttgatgcaaaaatttggacGTCCTCCTTAAACCACTTGATACCTATGAGAGAAGACAGATGGAGACCCTGGCtgctgcaggggaccctccgatgctaaagtcaaaTAGGCAAGCTAGGTCTGTTAGAACATAGGGTATTTGGGAGTGGTTTGTGTGTATGATTACGCGTatctttcaccattagagatgctcTTATTTATAGCTGAAAGAGGGCGGTGGCGTAGAGGGaaatctccctatttagtaggggcATGTTGTAGATGgaatcatatcccaaggatcTCGGGAAATACCGAGATCTTTGGTTGAGATCTCGAGCAGATGTGTGTTGCAGTTGTCTCCCGAGATCTTAGGTTGAGATCTTAGGTAGATCTCTTCGGTAAGATCTAGATAGTCTAAACCAGTATAAACATGTTATAAGGGGCCAAGGTCGAGAGTCCAAGGTGATTTACATAGTCGTTCCGAAGGGTAGTTTGCCAACCTGGATTCTCTAATGAGACGTTGTCGAGTTTTTCCTCAGCATTTAGTATATTACCGACCTGCCGACCTGCCCTTGGGAGTCATGTCCGAGCACTGAGGTCGAGCTCCTTTCTTTAGTAGAATGCAAATGAACTTGGGGCTTCCCAAGCGCAGCAACTCGGAGCCTTGCTTTGCACTGAGCCATGCTTCGGGAGTTCTTACCAAGAAATGACCTGAGCGACAGCTTGGAAATATATGAGATCGTGGAAGAACTCGGTGTCATATGGAAGTGAAGATACCTCATCTCCTGATGATCGATCTTAAGAAGTAGGTGTGTTTTTCAACAGTGAATTACTACTTTTTGGTCATTAAGGAGCTCCTTGGTCGGGTTCGGTGCTAGCTGACCTTATGACAAGGACGGATGTCCGACCTGACCTTATTTCCTTGGtcggtccatttttacccataacagtagccccctaCTTTCGAGCTCGAGCAGCGGGCTCGGAAAGTAAGTCGATATTGATGAAGTCAGACTATCTTATGCATAGGGTGTCGAGCGTGCTCATCATTAATGCTGGATAAGGTAGTAGGAGTggtgtaagtgcttatatgttttaCACACATGGATCGTCAAATTTCGTAAGCCAAAAGTGTCATAAGACAAAAGTACTTCAAGTCAGATCTCAAGTATGAAATTACAACTACTCTACATTCCtcaagatcagctcaagatcaacttgtgatcagctcaagatcggcaTATCTTCTCAAGTAGTTGATGCCTGATTTCAAGACAAGATcgagtcaaagttcaagacaagttgtCCAATGTATTTGCTAAAACACAAGCGGTATAACcccagaaagaccttaggttatgTACTTTCAAAAATTCATTGATTTTGGGTTTTTTAATAATGTTTTGCTTTGGATTTCTATCAGTCTAACTTCCTCAGTTAACCTAACTTCAAGTTTGGGCAAAATAACAAAATTTGTTGAAAATTCAgccagcctaagttttggttcggctagcctaaactTGAAATTTGGCTATCCCAAGTGAGTTCAGGTTAAATTCTAGCAATGCAAACTTTTGAATTTTACGGAAATTCGGTCAATCGAATTGTGATGTTCGGCAAGCTGAATTTTAGATAAATTTTATCCCTTACAATTGTTtgtttgcctccaagtgcagaggttcatacgTACTATCATGTGAATATATGGTCGATCCCACAGAGAGATGGTTTAGGAGAATGAAATTAAACAATCTaatgcaaaattaactaagtaatggaGATTAAATGGATTCAATgtttttgaaagttttgaaggTATGACTTTTAAATggaattcaattaaattaaaaacaacacccaagcttcaaagttccacacataggttaataatccataaatcatgatttttgataacacaattaggatccgatggtcggcctaatcggaaaataaaacaattcaaatatttttagtaaataatataagagattagagaatcatggattagcaccattaacatatattctcaagcaccagtgactttaagcattcaatatccatgaaataatgaatcaaataatgtaGTAGGTTGAGAATatctcccatctaagaaatctaattgatccaggtTAAGCCTGCATCCATCATATGTATCTCACATGATagttcaaaaacctaaacctagataattgataacatgcgtacaccattcatctcatcataaaaaaaaagaatcaatcatcataacttaaagaatcatTAAACATaggtgcttcccttctagcttggggtagaagaaactagaaaaacataactaaatggCAAATAGAAGGAaacaagaaagcaagaaaaaaataataaagatataaaaacttgtaaagaaaaataatttttaatactATAAAACTTGAGAGCTCTCTAAAAAAAACCCTAGATATACTCTCTGAAAACCCTAGATATCTCCCAAAAGTCTTTAGGAAACCTTTATTTATAGCTTAGCTCGGATAGATTCGCAAATTTGACTCTATTTACGCAATCTGTGTAGACACTACGTaactgattcgatgtcatcgaacagccttcgatgtcatcaaaggggttTGGATTCAGAAGTTGCGCATTCTCCTTTCACATTGTGTAAGTCTGTGTGTCAttgaaccttccttcgatgtcattaagaaGTCCTTCGATGCAATCAAAGGGTCTTCAATCCATcaagaatgtgtccaaaacagtctagcGAGTTGTTTCAATTTATTCattaaattcgatgtcatcgaactaacttcgatgtcattgaacatcttcttcaagtcatcgaacatGACTTCGATTTATCG is drawn from Magnolia sinica isolate HGM2019 chromosome 5, MsV1, whole genome shotgun sequence and contains these coding sequences:
- the LOC131247321 gene encoding polygalacturonase-like, which produces MARRMNYILSPLLLSLFISVNGDLSVTDYGAIGDGKTDASQSFLKAWTAACHSSEPTTIYVPRKRYQLRPVIFQGPCNNTSITIRVDGILVAPNYQEMGIVDNWIMFSGVQGVSINGNGGYLDGQGLGLWACKAAGHVCPAGTTSLAFFSSKDVSVSGITSINSELYHIVILTCNNVTLDGVRIYAPDDSPNTDGIHVQDSTNVRILSTGIKTGDDCISIGPGTQNLWIQRVACGPGHGISIGSLGKELKEDGVQNVTVKTVVFNGTLNGLRIKSWARPSYGFVKGVVFEHATMINVANPIIIDQNYCPNNNDGCPGQESGVKISQVTYKNIKGTSTSQVAMKFDCSSSSPCQGIRLQDIKLTYHDQLAESFCQNIKGSTSGLVVPPSCF